The proteins below are encoded in one region of Micromonospora sp. DSM 45708:
- a CDS encoding nucleotidyltransferase family protein — translation MTDAPASFFPDTTGHPRVYRLLRAACEPTGTATNVDARDLPPFGEVLEHAITAKMLCLLTDWLDRHGHTVSLTRPMQQFLRGQRRLNTHRWRTHHREAARVITILAGCGVKAAAINGIAHATLLYRADGSRQSSDVDILIPAEAADVAVNALTNCGYYATGRRPTALHRDFDDPLIPGLTLDLSARLAHTGDPAHIASVLNRRTPAPQHYAHLEPLPILSHDDGFLHTLARVAAQRRWPALADALRYSAHSPTPPPPVAVVPDAALTGWHLLRSCWPQLPERPPLSNGGEGDAASITTRPPETGGRP, via the coding sequence ATGACCGACGCCCCCGCCAGCTTCTTCCCCGACACCACCGGCCACCCACGGGTATACCGGCTGCTGCGCGCCGCCTGCGAACCGACTGGTACCGCAACCAATGTCGATGCTAGGGACCTCCCACCATTCGGTGAGGTGTTGGAGCACGCCATCACCGCCAAGATGCTCTGCCTCTTGACCGACTGGCTCGACCGACACGGCCACACGGTAAGCCTGACGCGGCCGATGCAGCAGTTCCTACGCGGACAAAGGCGGCTCAACACCCACCGCTGGCGAACCCACCACCGCGAAGCGGCCCGCGTCATCACCATCCTGGCCGGCTGCGGCGTCAAGGCCGCCGCAATAAACGGGATCGCCCACGCGACCTTGCTCTACCGCGCTGATGGATCCCGCCAGTCCAGCGACGTCGACATCCTCATCCCCGCCGAGGCTGCCGACGTCGCCGTGAACGCCCTGACCAATTGCGGCTACTACGCCACCGGGCGCCGACCCACCGCGCTGCACCGAGACTTCGACGACCCCTTGATCCCCGGCCTCACCCTCGACCTGAGCGCACGCCTCGCGCACACGGGCGACCCTGCCCACATAGCCTCCGTCCTCAACCGCCGCACACCTGCGCCGCAACACTATGCCCACCTTGAGCCGCTGCCGATCCTCAGCCACGACGACGGCTTCCTCCACACCCTGGCCCGCGTCGCCGCTCAGCGCCGCTGGCCAGCGCTGGCCGATGCGCTCCGCTACAGCGCCCACTCCCCCACGCCGCCGCCCCCCGTTGCCGTGGTACCCGACGCCGCCCTGACCGGATGGCACCTGCTGCGCTCGTGTTGGCCCCAGCTGCCCGAACGGCCGCCCCTGTCCAACGGCGGAGAGGGTGATGCCGCCAGCATCACCACCCGCCCGCCGGAGACCGGAGGTCGCCCGTGA
- a CDS encoding AAA family ATPase yields MIVQMAGLPGTGKSSLAAALHTRLGQGCLVLDKDRVRAAFYEASGHVTYSRDQDDFVISLLHQAAREHLTRYPDATVILERTCTRSYQIGDVVRLAAGLQQPLAIIRCWCPAPIARARLAADRQHDRHPASDRDFALYQRLHATADRIDAPALHLRTDAPPARILTAAIAYLHDISAASTPVGATR; encoded by the coding sequence GTGATCGTGCAGATGGCCGGTCTGCCCGGCACCGGCAAAAGCTCCCTGGCCGCTGCACTGCACACGCGCCTCGGCCAGGGCTGCTTGGTGCTCGACAAAGACCGCGTCCGGGCCGCGTTCTACGAAGCCAGCGGGCACGTCACCTACAGCCGGGACCAGGACGACTTCGTCATCTCACTGCTGCACCAGGCGGCCCGGGAGCACCTGACTCGGTACCCAGATGCGACGGTGATCCTTGAGCGCACCTGCACTCGCAGCTACCAGATCGGCGATGTCGTTCGCCTCGCGGCTGGATTACAACAGCCTTTGGCGATCATCAGGTGCTGGTGCCCGGCTCCGATTGCGCGGGCCCGCCTCGCCGCCGACCGGCAGCACGACCGACACCCAGCTTCCGACCGCGACTTCGCCCTCTACCAACGGCTGCACGCCACCGCCGACCGGATCGACGCCCCAGCGCTGCATCTGCGCACCGATGCGCCACCGGCACGAATTCTCACTGCCGCCATCGCCTACCTCCACGACATATCCGCAGCGTCCACCCCCGTAGGAGCCACCCGATGA
- a CDS encoding inositol monophosphatase family protein, producing MTDIGPLLDIALDAVRRSAQRLTTQTVQKVIPKGNRDVATDLDHTIEREILTFLADRTPHIDRFGEESGGKPATPHRWVLDPVDGTFNLVHGLPLYGISLALTDGIRPMLGVIGLPALGRTYWGAPGLGAWRDGTPITPSSTTDVGESMIAIGDYGTGDDAPARNAVAVALHAALAPVAGKVRMLGSAAVDLTLVADGTLGASVTLGNRDWDMAAGVAIARAAGAAVTDTDGSPHDSKSLTTIATAPGLTDSMLTILATAATGTRYDRRAAAC from the coding sequence ATGACCGACATCGGTCCTCTGCTCGACATCGCGCTTGACGCCGTGCGCCGCAGTGCCCAACGCCTGACAACCCAGACCGTCCAAAAGGTCATCCCCAAGGGCAACCGCGACGTGGCCACCGACCTCGACCACACCATCGAACGCGAGATCCTCACATTCCTGGCCGACCGCACACCCCACATCGACCGCTTCGGCGAGGAATCCGGCGGCAAGCCCGCCACGCCGCACCGATGGGTCCTGGACCCGGTCGACGGCACTTTCAACCTCGTGCACGGCCTGCCGCTCTACGGCATCTCCCTGGCGCTGACCGACGGCATCCGACCCATGCTCGGCGTGATCGGCCTCCCCGCGCTCGGCCGCACTTACTGGGGAGCGCCCGGCCTCGGTGCCTGGCGCGACGGGACCCCGATCACCCCATCCAGCACGACCGACGTCGGCGAATCGATGATCGCGATCGGTGACTACGGCACAGGCGACGACGCCCCGGCACGCAACGCCGTCGCTGTGGCCCTGCACGCCGCGCTCGCGCCGGTCGCAGGAAAGGTCCGCATGCTCGGCAGTGCGGCTGTCGACCTCACCCTCGTAGCGGACGGAACCCTCGGCGCCAGCGTCACACTGGGCAACCGCGACTGGGACATGGCCGCTGGCGTTGCCATCGCCCGCGCGGCGGGCGCGGCTGTCACTGACACCGACGGCAGCCCTCACGACAGCAAGTCACTGACCACGATCGCCACGGCACCAGGGCTCACCGACTCAATGCTGACCATCCTGGCCACCGCAGCCACCGGAACTCGATACGACAGGAGAGCGGCCGCGTGCTGA
- a CDS encoding dTMP kinase, which yields MLIAFEGLPGAGKTTQSRALAAHLSERGTTVTYLPDNLTRAAEPLGQALLALFDSGDPFSRHDSVLTDTYLAAAIRIDTYATHIASALASGIVIEDRGLHTLYSYSLASLVQKHRTPPDEAIAWILEVGTFAGPAATRSVWLRLPPDEAIARAERRQGRPYTAEQRAFLRCAHDAYAALAENNPDLHAINVSGLTTDETQRAVLAAVTDLISPPSACPPSGDDASRVMRLGA from the coding sequence GTGCTGATCGCCTTCGAGGGCCTGCCCGGCGCCGGCAAGACCACCCAATCCCGCGCCCTCGCCGCCCACCTGTCCGAGCGTGGAACCACCGTCACATACCTGCCCGACAACCTCACGCGCGCCGCCGAACCGCTCGGACAGGCCCTGCTGGCCCTGTTCGACTCCGGTGACCCATTCTCACGGCACGACAGCGTGCTCACCGACACCTACCTCGCGGCCGCGATCCGGATCGACACCTACGCCACCCACATCGCCAGCGCGCTCGCCTCCGGCATCGTCATCGAAGACCGGGGCCTGCACACCCTCTACTCCTACAGCCTCGCCTCGCTGGTGCAGAAACACCGAACCCCACCTGACGAGGCGATCGCCTGGATCCTGGAGGTCGGCACGTTCGCCGGCCCGGCCGCCACTAGATCGGTATGGCTGCGGCTTCCCCCCGACGAGGCCATCGCCCGCGCCGAGCGACGGCAGGGCCGTCCGTACACCGCCGAGCAACGGGCCTTCCTCCGCTGCGCCCACGACGCATACGCTGCCCTCGCCGAGAACAACCCTGACCTGCATGCAATCAATGTCAGCGGACTCACCACGGACGAGACGCAGCGGGCGGTACTCGCCGCCGTCACCGACCTGATTTCGCCGCCCTCGGCCTGTCCGCCATCCGGCGACGATGCAAGCCGCGTCATGCGCCTCGGGGCATAG
- a CDS encoding phosphotransferase family protein, producing MPLIDVPPAALLAELRRVRASAGDRDAALSALGLRPLTGGMQNDIYLWTSPHDDGEAVIKLYVKTDRHRVEREWAALTLLAPHHLHTVPAPLWRDAKPIEPAIGMTRLHGRPMIKAADQLAALRALAGTTRRLQAVPLTGLLAELPRVDSGEHYMIRLTQTWPDLLANQPNDPLTPAMQHLLEVWRRSGDADLVTAQAAPVLSRGDSNLLNWMVTDDCAACVDFEYAGYSNVDFDAADLIEHISGRAVPDCIWVQLLPDLGITGVNRRRFAANQRTCALRWLAVLWKQRDRRREEFTAQHERVEMLHSSDNPYA from the coding sequence GTGCCGCTCATCGACGTTCCCCCCGCCGCTTTGCTCGCCGAGCTCCGTCGCGTGCGCGCCAGCGCCGGGGACCGAGACGCAGCCCTGTCGGCGCTGGGTCTGCGCCCCCTCACCGGCGGGATGCAGAACGACATCTATCTGTGGACATCTCCGCACGACGACGGCGAGGCGGTCATCAAGCTATACGTCAAGACCGACCGGCATCGCGTCGAGCGAGAGTGGGCAGCCCTGACCCTGCTCGCCCCCCACCACCTCCATACCGTGCCCGCTCCGCTGTGGCGTGATGCCAAGCCGATCGAGCCCGCGATCGGCATGACCCGCCTTCATGGACGGCCGATGATCAAAGCGGCAGACCAGCTGGCCGCCCTGCGCGCCCTCGCGGGCACCACCAGAAGACTCCAGGCGGTGCCCCTGACCGGTCTGCTTGCCGAATTGCCACGAGTCGACTCCGGCGAGCACTACATGATCCGCCTGACTCAGACTTGGCCCGACCTGCTGGCCAACCAGCCCAACGACCCGCTGACCCCCGCTATGCAGCACTTGCTGGAGGTCTGGCGGCGCAGTGGCGACGCCGACCTGGTCACCGCTCAGGCCGCACCGGTGCTGTCCCGCGGCGACTCGAACTTACTCAACTGGATGGTGACCGACGACTGTGCCGCGTGCGTTGACTTCGAGTACGCCGGCTACAGCAACGTCGACTTCGACGCCGCCGACCTCATCGAGCACATCTCCGGCCGCGCCGTCCCGGACTGCATCTGGGTGCAACTCCTGCCAGACCTCGGGATCACCGGCGTCAACCGTCGCCGCTTCGCCGCGAATCAGCGAACTTGCGCTCTACGGTGGCTGGCGGTGCTGTGGAAGCAGCGCGACCGTCGCCGTGAGGAGTTCACCGCTCAACACGAGCGGGTCGAGATGCTTCACAGCAGCGACAACCCCTACGCCTGA
- a CDS encoding glycosyltransferase family 4 protein — translation MQIDIVHPGYLPVRPSDLQDKGLGGNETALVLAARGLADRGHQVRVFADCPTVEDQGVRWEPLRSLREDERRDVVIFWVRTKRVDPARFKAPVRVAKLGLKTPNESLLGQALRGDVNVLIAFSDFQRRLYLDNFGYPESAHWVVTADGLDVSHYARRLPKVPGRFLHAANPKRGLEPLLGMWPAIRRAYPGAELFIASSHLLRGISPDEDERRAGDLYRRAAAMSGDGVRFLGRVAKPDLIKLQLTAEFYLYPTSYPETCCIAALEAAAAGQVIVCSPAGALPDRVVDGVTGFLVDGDPGAPAVAQLFAERVALLRQDPSRLRRMAQAARDLAATHDYAHVLPIWEEAFARAARSARA, via the coding sequence GTGCAGATCGACATAGTGCATCCCGGGTACCTTCCGGTGCGGCCCTCTGACCTACAAGATAAAGGGCTGGGCGGCAACGAGACCGCACTGGTTCTCGCTGCTCGTGGGCTGGCGGATCGGGGGCATCAGGTGAGAGTCTTCGCCGATTGTCCCACCGTCGAGGATCAGGGCGTACGTTGGGAGCCGCTACGTTCGTTGCGCGAAGATGAGCGGCGAGATGTAGTGATTTTCTGGGTACGTACGAAGAGAGTCGATCCTGCAAGGTTCAAGGCGCCGGTTAGGGTGGCGAAGCTGGGCCTCAAGACACCTAATGAAAGTCTGCTGGGTCAGGCCCTGAGGGGTGACGTTAATGTCTTGATCGCCTTCTCTGATTTCCAGCGGAGACTTTACCTGGATAACTTCGGTTACCCCGAGTCTGCGCATTGGGTGGTCACCGCTGACGGGCTGGATGTATCGCATTATGCGCGGAGGTTGCCGAAGGTACCGGGCAGGTTCTTGCACGCCGCCAATCCGAAGCGAGGGCTGGAGCCGCTCCTAGGCATGTGGCCGGCCATCCGTCGGGCGTATCCGGGTGCCGAGTTGTTCATCGCGTCGAGCCACCTGCTGCGGGGGATCTCTCCGGATGAGGATGAGCGGCGCGCGGGAGATCTGTACCGGCGGGCGGCAGCGATGTCGGGCGACGGCGTGCGGTTCCTGGGAAGGGTCGCGAAGCCGGACCTGATCAAGTTGCAGCTGACCGCAGAATTCTACCTCTATCCGACCTCGTACCCGGAGACGTGCTGCATCGCCGCGCTGGAGGCCGCGGCCGCGGGCCAGGTGATCGTGTGTTCGCCGGCCGGCGCACTGCCCGACCGAGTAGTGGACGGCGTAACCGGCTTTCTTGTGGATGGGGATCCGGGGGCTCCTGCGGTGGCACAGCTCTTCGCTGAGCGGGTCGCGCTGCTGCGGCAGGATCCTTCGCGCCTGAGGCGGATGGCGCAGGCGGCTCGTGACCTTGCCGCGACTCATGACTACGCACATGTGCTGCCCATCTGGGAGGAGGCGTTCGCGCGGGCTGCGAGGTCCGCACGAGCGTGA
- a CDS encoding HAD family hydrolase, translating into MNVLVLDLDDTLVDDTLATRESVTAALTSAHIATDPTVIDNAFTHIRKMWSRHPHRRTGPLAAVSGWEALWLPHEGSGLPAAVDGSLRVYETQVWTTIIESMHGDPTQAPAAARAFRAYRRGALRLLPGVEDGLESLRKDHALWVATNGLPAQQRMKLAATRLTPIFDRVWISGEVGAAKADPAFAAALQRAVRQNGQKICFVIGDSATQDLALAGNGSWPAAHICRNQTCSVEVPAEAAVAHAAALDQVDLVCGCARTTSPSA; encoded by the coding sequence ATCAACGTCCTCGTACTCGACCTTGACGACACGCTTGTCGACGACACCCTCGCGACGCGAGAGTCAGTGACTGCAGCGCTCACGTCAGCACACATAGCTACAGATCCGACGGTGATCGATAATGCCTTCACGCATATCCGCAAGATGTGGTCACGCCATCCTCACCGCCGCACGGGCCCGCTTGCCGCCGTAAGCGGGTGGGAGGCCTTGTGGCTGCCGCATGAGGGCAGTGGACTGCCGGCGGCAGTAGATGGCTCACTGCGCGTGTACGAGACTCAGGTCTGGACGACGATTATCGAGTCGATGCATGGTGACCCGACTCAGGCACCTGCCGCCGCCCGCGCCTTTCGCGCCTACCGTCGAGGAGCCCTCCGGCTACTGCCGGGCGTCGAGGACGGCCTCGAATCGCTCCGGAAGGACCATGCACTGTGGGTGGCCACCAACGGCCTGCCCGCCCAACAGCGCATGAAGCTCGCAGCTACTCGGCTGACCCCTATCTTCGATCGCGTCTGGATCTCTGGTGAGGTCGGAGCGGCCAAGGCGGACCCAGCGTTCGCCGCCGCACTTCAACGAGCAGTGAGGCAGAACGGGCAGAAAATCTGCTTCGTCATCGGCGACAGCGCAACGCAGGACCTGGCGCTCGCAGGCAACGGTAGCTGGCCAGCAGCTCACATCTGCCGTAACCAAACATGCAGCGTCGAGGTACCAGCTGAGGCGGCAGTCGCCCATGCAGCGGCGCTAGATCAGGTCGACCTGGTCTGTGGCTGCGCGAGAACCACATCCCCGTCGGCCTGA
- a CDS encoding site-specific integrase encodes MPAGSIFKRCGCRHPDTGKPYGNDCPKLRRPNRAWSSEHGSWAYQLELPPSTDGRRRPMRRAGLPTRRAAADELDHVRELLALAPAADTRRRSEIADLIQSAVRAKRPLPDVDRIRQRLRGDGVLADMPTVADYLTSWLAHIDVDANTLRGYESIVRVHLIPHLADIPLDKLRTSHIRAMFVAIEGRNADIVAAKASPDPAVRKTVAGVRTTGPNTRQRIRACLRKAINDALAEELIVGANPAALVKVPGEPARPIMWEDERVQQWKKTGKVPGPVMVWTDDQIVEFLDYAANHAPDLFPMWHYMAYRGPRRGEACGLRDSEVRLHRHETTINNQIATHGYSPVQKAPKSQAGNRDVALDADTVRVLTAYKALRAKWCLAAGEAWPSTGLFFVRPDGHPWHPNAVTQRFRRLVRKAGLPPIRLHDLRHSAATLALDAGVDIKVVSEQLGHTTTTLTRDTYQSVSKQLHREAADAVANKIRKRRSKAA; translated from the coding sequence ATGCCTGCAGGAAGCATCTTCAAACGCTGCGGCTGCCGCCACCCCGACACCGGCAAGCCCTACGGAAACGACTGCCCGAAACTACGCCGGCCCAACCGCGCCTGGAGCTCCGAGCACGGAAGCTGGGCCTACCAACTCGAACTCCCTCCCAGCACCGACGGGCGCCGACGCCCTATGCGACGCGCCGGCCTACCCACCCGACGAGCTGCCGCCGACGAACTCGACCACGTCCGTGAGCTCCTCGCCCTCGCGCCTGCCGCCGACACCCGACGCCGCAGCGAGATCGCCGACCTCATCCAAAGCGCCGTACGTGCCAAACGACCCCTGCCCGACGTCGACCGCATCCGCCAACGACTGCGCGGCGACGGGGTCCTCGCGGACATGCCCACCGTCGCCGACTACCTCACCAGCTGGCTAGCCCACATCGACGTCGATGCGAACACCCTGCGCGGGTACGAGTCAATCGTGCGTGTACACCTCATCCCACACCTCGCTGACATCCCGCTCGACAAGTTACGCACCAGCCACATCCGCGCCATGTTCGTCGCGATCGAAGGCCGAAACGCCGACATCGTCGCCGCGAAAGCCAGTCCCGACCCCGCCGTCCGCAAGACCGTCGCCGGTGTACGTACCACCGGCCCCAACACCCGCCAACGCATCCGCGCCTGCCTACGCAAAGCCATCAACGACGCCCTCGCCGAGGAACTCATCGTCGGCGCCAACCCCGCCGCGCTGGTCAAGGTCCCCGGCGAACCCGCCCGCCCAATCATGTGGGAAGACGAACGCGTCCAACAGTGGAAGAAGACCGGTAAGGTCCCCGGACCGGTCATGGTCTGGACCGACGACCAGATCGTGGAATTCCTCGACTACGCCGCCAACCACGCACCCGATCTGTTTCCGATGTGGCACTACATGGCCTACCGCGGACCCCGCCGCGGCGAAGCCTGCGGGCTACGCGACAGCGAAGTCCGACTTCACCGGCACGAAACCACCATCAACAACCAGATCGCCACCCACGGATACAGCCCAGTCCAGAAAGCCCCCAAGAGCCAGGCCGGCAACCGCGATGTCGCCCTCGACGCCGACACCGTCAGGGTCCTCACCGCCTACAAGGCCCTCCGCGCCAAGTGGTGTCTCGCAGCCGGCGAGGCATGGCCCAGCACCGGGCTGTTTTTTGTCCGTCCGGACGGCCACCCCTGGCATCCCAACGCCGTCACCCAACGATTCCGCCGACTCGTCCGCAAGGCCGGACTGCCACCAATCCGCCTACACGACCTCCGACACAGCGCCGCCACCCTGGCCCTCGACGCCGGCGTCGACATCAAAGTCGTCTCCGAACAACTCGGCCACACCACTACCACTCTCACCCGCGACACTTACCAAAGCGTCAGCAAGCAACTCCACCGCGAAGCCGCCGACGCCGTCGCGAACAAGATCAGAAAGAGGCGTTCCAAGGCAGCCTGA
- a CDS encoding ATP-dependent DNA ligase, with amino-acid sequence MLAKPVDAVPEGPGLVHQPKWDGWRCIAFREADGVYLQSRVGRNLTTYFPDISRALRTLPHGVVLDGELIVWERGRTNFALLQRRITAGRGLLRLARDCPAHYVLFDLLADAGGELVLELPLSERRARLEQLLIDAPTELTQTPQTTDMQQVADWLLNWTVAAGIEGVVSKRLAGRYEPGRRGWWKFRTRLVTEAIVGGVTGSMRSPVTALLGRFDRRGRLRYTGRTHPLTRVQREQLGAMLSPLHPVQHYRAVSAHPWPEPLPASWSGQLERPEPLQYVQVEPTVVAEIDADVAFEHGRWRHGVRYARPRPDMSVYDVPLLLGEEEGYFGDLG; translated from the coding sequence ATGCTCGCCAAGCCGGTCGACGCCGTGCCCGAGGGCCCCGGCCTCGTACATCAACCCAAGTGGGACGGCTGGAGGTGCATCGCCTTCCGCGAGGCCGACGGTGTGTACCTGCAGTCGCGGGTCGGCCGTAACCTGACCACCTACTTTCCGGACATCAGCCGGGCGCTTCGGACACTCCCGCACGGAGTGGTGCTGGACGGCGAGCTGATCGTGTGGGAGCGAGGCAGGACAAACTTCGCGCTGCTTCAGCGGAGGATCACCGCCGGTCGCGGGCTGCTGCGCCTGGCCCGTGATTGCCCCGCCCACTACGTTCTGTTCGATCTGCTGGCCGACGCTGGCGGCGAGTTGGTCTTGGAGCTGCCGCTGTCGGAGCGACGAGCCCGGCTCGAGCAGCTGCTCATCGACGCGCCGACCGAGCTGACCCAGACTCCGCAGACCACCGACATGCAGCAGGTGGCGGACTGGCTGCTGAACTGGACCGTCGCTGCAGGCATTGAGGGCGTGGTGAGCAAGCGCCTGGCCGGCCGATATGAACCGGGCCGGCGGGGCTGGTGGAAGTTCAGGACGAGGCTCGTGACCGAGGCGATCGTCGGCGGGGTCACCGGCAGCATGCGCAGCCCCGTCACCGCGCTGCTCGGCCGGTTCGATCGACGGGGCCGACTCCGTTACACCGGCCGCACCCACCCGCTGACCAGAGTCCAGCGGGAGCAACTCGGCGCGATGCTCTCGCCGCTGCACCCTGTGCAGCACTATCGGGCCGTGTCGGCCCACCCGTGGCCGGAGCCGCTGCCGGCGTCATGGTCTGGGCAACTGGAACGGCCGGAGCCGTTGCAGTACGTGCAGGTGGAGCCGACCGTAGTCGCAGAGATTGACGCGGATGTGGCCTTCGAACACGGCCGCTGGCGGCACGGAGTGCGGTACGCGAGGCCGCGGCCGGACATGTCGGTGTACGACGTACCGCTATTGCTCGGCGAGGAAGAGGGCTACTTCGGCGACCTGGGGTGA
- a CDS encoding ABC-three component system protein produces MELLGSGVDRPDASISLELHDDVAWEADNNPTHLLQVKHHQLTHRALTDTSPDVWRTLKVWMDTATPGDTSGPQLLLITTQTAADGTAIAALRPETLDEKTALIGLEAVARETTSQQTKTAREQFLELSPADRRAFLTRIRVIDGSPHIHDVPALVRTHLHWALPTGHEELFLAMIWRWWDEQALAMLQGRLSSLDVGVARSAIADIRDQFTSESLPTMVELLDVDGETVAAEYRTHTFVQQMQWVAYPPRNLQKAIVDYYRAYVQTVRWLDEDLIGVAELNRFEAELVDEWDREFDWMLDTLDDDADEAAKQEAGKQMLRQLLAQTGISVRARYNEPFFVRGKRHVLADAGRIGWHPDFESRIERLLQVAA; encoded by the coding sequence GTGGAGCTTCTAGGCTCCGGGGTTGACAGACCGGACGCGTCCATCAGTCTTGAGCTGCATGACGACGTCGCCTGGGAGGCGGACAACAACCCGACTCATCTGCTCCAAGTCAAGCATCACCAGCTGACACACCGGGCACTGACCGATACCTCGCCGGACGTTTGGCGAACGCTGAAAGTATGGATGGATACCGCGACGCCGGGTGACACGTCCGGGCCGCAGCTGCTCCTGATCACGACCCAGACAGCAGCTGATGGAACAGCGATCGCCGCCCTGCGGCCGGAGACCCTCGACGAGAAGACCGCCCTCATCGGGCTGGAAGCTGTGGCTAGAGAAACGACCTCACAACAAACCAAGACGGCACGGGAGCAGTTCCTCGAGCTGAGTCCGGCAGACCGCCGAGCCTTCCTCACGAGGATCCGCGTGATCGATGGATCGCCGCACATCCATGACGTGCCCGCGCTGGTTCGCACGCACCTTCACTGGGCGCTGCCGACGGGGCACGAGGAGCTGTTCTTAGCGATGATCTGGCGCTGGTGGGACGAGCAGGCACTGGCCATGTTGCAGGGCAGGCTTTCGAGCCTCGATGTCGGCGTGGCGCGTTCGGCGATCGCCGACATCCGCGACCAGTTCACCAGCGAGAGCCTACCGACCATGGTCGAGTTGCTGGACGTCGATGGCGAGACGGTCGCCGCAGAGTACCGGACCCATACGTTCGTGCAGCAGATGCAGTGGGTTGCCTATCCGCCGCGGAACCTGCAGAAGGCAATCGTCGACTACTACCGCGCTTACGTCCAGACGGTCCGGTGGCTCGACGAGGACCTCATCGGTGTGGCCGAGCTAAACAGATTCGAGGCCGAGCTGGTCGACGAGTGGGATCGTGAGTTCGACTGGATGCTCGACACGCTCGACGACGACGCGGACGAGGCCGCCAAGCAAGAGGCTGGCAAACAGATGCTGCGGCAACTCCTCGCGCAGACCGGCATCAGCGTCCGTGCGCGTTACAACGAGCCGTTCTTCGTTCGCGGCAAGCGCCACGTCCTAGCTGATGCCGGCCGGATCGGCTGGCACCCCGACTTCGAGAGCCGTATCGAGAGGCTGCTGCAGGTCGCCGCATGA
- a CDS encoding three component ABC system middle component: MSGHITVFKHSDALGGSVTAWNERPPITAAMLNPALVAAILATAADGYRKESNRAMPWPMAFIIVPLVLHRGTRQALPTSVRTHLATWTSRNPALRAGFPPRAQGLVEPVKEGVRFGLTHGALTLEGTALRGRTRRPKGFQMPDELADILRRASFVGRWLAKIDNTATVFAVLGVTP; the protein is encoded by the coding sequence ATGAGCGGGCACATCACCGTCTTCAAGCACAGCGACGCCCTGGGGGGATCTGTGACGGCGTGGAATGAACGGCCGCCAATCACGGCGGCGATGCTGAACCCCGCGCTGGTCGCGGCGATCCTCGCCACCGCCGCTGATGGGTACCGCAAGGAGTCCAACCGGGCGATGCCGTGGCCGATGGCCTTTATCATCGTCCCGTTAGTCCTGCACCGCGGCACCCGCCAAGCTCTCCCGACCTCGGTCAGAACTCACCTCGCAACGTGGACCTCCCGCAACCCAGCGTTGCGCGCCGGGTTCCCGCCCCGTGCGCAGGGTCTTGTCGAGCCGGTGAAGGAGGGGGTGCGGTTCGGTCTCACTCACGGCGCGCTCACCCTCGAGGGGACCGCGCTACGAGGTAGGACGCGTCGGCCGAAGGGGTTTCAGATGCCCGATGAACTTGCGGACATCCTCCGCAGGGCGAGCTTTGTTGGCCGTTGGTTGGCGAAGATTGACAACACCGCGACAGTGTTTGCGGTACTCGGCGTGACACCCTGA